From a region of the Saccharomyces paradoxus chromosome IV, complete sequence genome:
- the HPT1 gene encoding hypoxanthine phosphoribosyltransferase (Dimeric hypoxanthine-guanine phosphoribosyltransferase~similar to YDR399W) — translation MSANDKQYISYNNVHQLCQVSAERIKNFKPDLIIAIGGGGFIPARILRTFLKEPGVPTIRIFAIILSLYEDLNSVGSEVEEVGVKVSRTQWIDYEQCKLDLVGKNVLIVDEVDDTRTTLHYALSELEKDAAEQAKAKNIDIEKSPEMKTNFGIFVLHDKQKPKKADLPAEMLNDKNRYFAAKTVPDKWYAYPWESTDIVFHTRMAIEQGNDIFIPEQEHKQ, via the coding sequence ATGTCTGCAAATGATAAACAATACATCTCGTACAATAACGTACATCAATTATGTCAAGTATCCGCTGAGAGGATTAAGAATTTCAAGCCGGACTTAATCATTGCCATCGGTGGTGGTGGTTTCATTCCTGCTAGAATCTTACGTACATTTCTAAAGGAACCCGGTGTGCCAACGATTAGAATTTTTGCTATTATTTTGTCCTTGTACGAAGATTTGAACAGTGTAGGCTCAGAGGTTGAAGAAGTTGGTGTTAAAGTTAGCAGAACGCAATGGATTGATTACGAACAATGTAAATTAGATCTAGTTGGCAAGAACGTTCTTATCGTTGACGAAGTCGATGACACCCGTACCACACTTCATTACGCTTTAAGTGAACTGGAGAAGGATGCTGCTGAACAGGCAAAGGCCAAAAATAtagatattgaaaaatctcCAGAGATGAAAACGAACTTCGGGATTTTTGTTTTACATGATAAGCAAAAGCCAAAGAAGGCAGACTTACCTGCTGAAATGTTGAATGACAAGAACCGTTATTTTGCAGCCAAGACTGTCCCAGACAAATGGTATGCATATCCATGGGAATCTActgatattgttttccaTACTAGAATGGCAATCGAACAAGGCAATGACATTTTCATTCCTGAACAAGAACACAAGCAATGA
- the NCB2 gene encoding negative cofactor 2 transcription regulator complex subunit NCB2 (Subunit of a heterodimeric NC2 transcription regulator complex~similar to YDR397C), whose product MAGDSDNVSLPKATVQKMISEILDQDLMFTKDAREIIINSGIEFIMILSSMASEMADNEAKKTIAPEHVIKALEELEYNEFIPFLEEILLNFKGSQKVKETRDSKFKKSGLSEEELLRQQEELFRQSRSRLHHNSVSDPVKSEDSS is encoded by the exons ATGGCTGGAGACTCCGATAATGTGTCGCTTCCCAAGG CGACTGTGCAAAAGATGATATCTGAAATACTGGACCAGGACTTGATGTTCACCAAGGACGCAAGAGAAATAATCATCAACTCCGGTATAGAATTCATAATGATTCTGTCCTCAATGGCTTCCGAAATGGCGGACAACGAGGCTAAGAAAACCATAGCACCCGAGCACGTGATCAAAGCACTAGAAGAGTTGGAGTATAACGAGTTTATACCATTTTTAGAGGAgatattattgaatttcaagGGCTCCCAAAAAGTCAAAGAAACTAGGGATTCTAAGTTCAAGAAGTCAGGTCTCTCGGAAGAAGAACTGCTACGACAACAAGAGGAGTTATTTAGACAGTCAAGGTCTAGATTGCACCACAATAGTGTATCGGATCCGGTTAAATCGGAGGATTCTTCTTGA
- the UTP5 gene encoding Utp5p (Subunit of U3-containing Small Subunit (SSU) processome complex~similar to YDR398W): MDSPVLQSAYDPSGQYLCYVTVALDKQRVGVQPTQRATSSGVDTVWNENFLYLEDSKLQVTCLKWVTLASSDTVTIILGMNNGEIWLYSVLANEVTYKFTTGNSYEIKDIDLIGNQLWCIDSSDAFYQFDLLQFKLLQHFKINNCVQLNKLAIVPAGNSATQLLVASHSISLIDIEEKKVVMTFPGHVSPVSTLQIITNDFFISGADSDRFLNVYDIHSGMTKCVLVAESDIKELSHSGQADSIAVTTEDGSLEIFVDPLVSNSTKKRGNKSKKSNKKIQIASKDGRKVPIYNAFINKELLNVSWLQNATMPYFKNLQWREIPNEYTVEISLNWSTKNKSADRDLHGKDLASATNYVEGNARVTSGDNFKHVDDAIKSWERELTSFEQEQAKSPQANELLTETFGDKLESSTIARLNGKKTNLKGSNLKTATTTGTVTVILSQALQSNDHSLLETVLNNRDERVIRDTIFRLKPALAVILLERLAERIARQTHRQGPLNVWVKWCLIIHGGYLVSIPNLMSTLSSLHSTLKRRSDLLPRLLALDARLDCTINKFKSLNLETGDMYSSEPVVEEDEDDVEYNEELDDAGLIEDGEESYESEDEEGDSDSEEEEKHASSKQDGRSEREQTNHDEEEAGYSDVEME, encoded by the coding sequence ATGGATTCTCCTGTTCTACAGTCCGCTTACGACCCATCAGGTCAATATTTGTGTTATGTCACTGTAGCTTTAGACAAGCAACGTGTTGGTGTACAGCCCACCCAGAGGGCCACTTCCTCCGGAGTCGATACAGTATGGAATGAGAACTTTCTGTATTTGGAGGACTCAAAATTGCAGGTTACATGCTTAAAATGGGTAACCCTAGCTTCTTCCGATACAGTGACCATTATATTAGGTATGAATAACGGTGAAATCTGGCTATATTCCGTGTTGGCTAACGAAGTCACGTATAAATTCACTACAGGAAATTCTTACGAAATCAAAGACATAGATTTGATTGGTAACCAACTGTGGTGTATCGACTCCAGCGACGCGTTCTATCAATTTGATCTTTTACAATTTAAACTGTTACAACATTTTAAAATAAACAACTGCgttcaattgaataaatTAGCCATTGTTCCCGCGGGAAATTCTGCCACACAACTTTTGGTTGCATCCCATTCCATTTCTTTAATCGATAtcgaagagaaaaaagtcGTAATGACATTTCCAGGTCATGTATCTCCAGTGTCGACGTTGCAAATTATAACTAACGATTTTTTCATATCAGGTGCAGACAGTGATAGATTCTTGAACGTATATGATATTCATTCCGGCATGACCAAATGCGTCCTTGTGGCCGAATCAGATATCAAAGAGTTGTCCCATTCAGGTCAAGCTGATTCTATCGCAGTCACTACTGAGGATGGTAGCctggaaatttttgttgatCCATTGGTATCGAACTCAACGAAGAAGAGAGGCAACAagtcaaaaaaatctaacAAGAAGATTCAAATCGCCAGTAAAGACGGCAGGAAAGTTCCGATTTATAACGCGTTTATTAATAAAGAACTTTTGAACGTATCATGGTTACAAAATGCTACAATGCCTTACTTCAAGAACTTGCAGTGGAGAGAAATTCCCAATGAATACACCGTCGAAATTTCCCTAAATTGGAGTACTAAAAATAAGTCCGCTGATCGTGACTTGCATGGTAAAGATCTGGCTTCAGCCACCAACTACGTCGAAGGTAATGCGAGAGTCACTTCTGGAGATAACTTCAAGCATGTTGATGACGCTATAAAGAGTTGGGAAAGAGAATTGACTTCTTTCGAGCAAGAGCAGGCCAAGTCCCCGCAGGCCAATGAACTACTAACAGAGACTTTCGGCGATAAGCTAGAATCAAGCACCATTGCTAGGCTTAACGGGAAAAAAACTAATTTGAAAGGTTCTAATCTCAAGACTGCCACGACAACAGGTACAGTAACAGTAATTTTGTCGCAAGCATTACAATCAAACGACCATTCACTATTGGAAACAGTGCTCAATAATCGTGACGAGAGAGTCATCAGAGATACTATATTCCGTTTGAAACCAGCGCTGGCTGTCATTCTCTTAGAAAGGTTGGCAGAGAGGATTGCCAGACAAACTCACCGTCAAGGTCCGTTAAACGTATGGGTGAAATGGTGCTTGATCATACACGGTGGCTATTTGGTTTCCATTCCAAATTTGATGTCCACTTTATCGTCGTTGCATTCCACCCTGAAAAGGCGTTCCGATTTATTACCAAGACTACTAGCACTGGATGCCAGGTTAGACTGTACTATCAATAAATTCAAGTCTTTGAATTTAGAAACAGGTGACATGTATTCATCAGAACCAGTTgtcgaagaagatgaagacgacGTCGAATATAATGAAGAGCTCGATGATGCCGGTCTTATAGAGGATGGCGAAGAATCTTATGAAAgtgaagacgaagaaggtGATAGTGACAGcgaagaggaagagaagCATGCCTCATCGAAGCAAGATGGCCGCTCAGAAAGGGAGCAGACCAACCATGACGAGGAGGAAGCCGGCTATAGTGATGTTGAGATGGAATAG
- the RPT3 gene encoding proteasome regulatory particle base subunit RPT3 (ATPase of the 19S regulatory particle of the 26S proteasome~similar to YDR394W) codes for MEELGIVTPAEKAVEDKPTVKSYASLLAQLNGTANNNSALFNVNSDIYFKLKKLEKEYELLTLQEDYIKDEQRHLKRELKRAQEEVKRIQSVPLVIGQFLEPIDQNTGIVSSTTGMSYVVRILSTLDRELLKPSMSVALHRHSNALVDILPPDSDSSISVMGENEKPDVTYADVGGLDMQKQEIREAVELPLVQADLYEQIGIDPPRGVLLYGPPGTGKTMLVKAVANSTKAAFIRVNGSEFVHKYLGEGPRMVRDVFRLARENAPSIIFIDEVDSIATKRFDAQTGSDREVQRILIELLTQMDGFDQSTNVKVIMATNRADTLDPALLRPGRLDRKIEFPSLRDRRERRLIFGTIASKMSLAPEADLDSLIIRNDSLSGAVIAAIMQEAGLRAVRKNRYVILQSDLEEAYATQVKTDNTVDKFDFYK; via the coding sequence ATGGAGGAACTAGGTATTGTGACACCTGCCGAAAAGGCAGTCGAAGATAAACCAACCGTCAAATCATACGCATCGTTGCTGGCTCAACTCAATGGTACAGCTAATAATAACAGTGCCCTGTTCAATGTGAATTCtgatatatatttcaaattgaagaaactgGAAAAAGAGTATGAACTGCTGACTTTGCAAGAAGACTATATTAAGGACGAACAACGCCATTTGAAACGTGAACTGAAGAGAGCTCAAGAAGAAGTCAAGAGAATCCAGTCTGTACCATTAGTTATTGGGCAATTCTTAGAACCTATTGATCAAAACACAGGTATTGTTTCTAGCACCACTGGTATGAGTTATGTCGTTAGAATACTATCAACCCTAGACCGTGAACTACTAAAACCATCTATGTCTGTAGCGTTACACCGTCATTCAAATGCTTTAGTTGACATTCTACCACCTGATTCCGACTCTAGTATATCCGTCATGGGTGAAAACGAAAAACCTGACGTCACTTACGCAGATGTTGGTGGGTTAGATATGCAAAAGCAAGAAATCAGAGAAGCCGTGGAGCTCCCATTAGTTCAGGCTGACTTATACGAGCAAATTGGTATTGACCCTCCAAGGGGTGTCCTATTATATGGTCCACCAGGTACCGGTAAGACGATGCTTGTTAAAGCGGTCGCCAATAGTACAAAAGCTGCATTCATCAGAGTCAACGGCTCCGAATTTGTTCACAAATATCTTGGTGAGGGTCCAAGAATGGTTCGTGACGTCTTTAGACTCGCCAGGGAAAATGCCCCATCTATTATATTCATAGATGAGGTAGATTCCATTGCCACAAAGCGTTTCGATGCTCAAACGGGTTCCGATCGTGAAGTACAGCGTATTTTGATTGAGCTGTTGACGCAAATGGATGGGTTTGACCAGTCTACCAACGTTAAAGTTATCATGGCCACAAACAGGGCGGACACATTGGATCCAGCCTTGCTGAGACCGGGTAGATTAGATAGAAAGATTGAGTTTCCCTCACTCCGTGATAGACGTGAACGTCGTTTAATTTTCGGTACCATTGCCAGTAAGATGTCTCTTGCTCCAGAAGCCGACCTAGACTCGCTCATTATTCGTAATGACTCTCTATCAGGTGCTGTTATTGCAGCCATCATGCAGGAAGCTGGTTTAAGGGCAGTGAGGAAAAACAGATACGTCATTTTACAAAGCGATCTGGAAGAAGCTTACGCCACTCAAGTCAAGACAGATAATACCGTCGATAAATTCGACTTCTACAAATGA
- the SHE9 gene encoding She9p (Protein required for normal mitochondrial morphology~similar to YDR393W): MLRHYGATRNLPLVFSINRFMLRPSSFARPFHYSSHPLQSGETPDKSSTNRSGMRASEDTVWKRNIEPQWQNLKRKFNDLYSRFNFHRDQLSYQVNKAKKSIQEANRKLSEQENEINDSRLNYNKDELTSAKIEGLPSEREQHRKKWSRKLEFYFDSLQETLFTATRALNDVTGYSGIQKLKSSISLMEKKLEATKKEHKLYKAQYANAIDERAQSQREVNELLQRQSAWSSSDLERFTQLYKNDALNAKQEQELKNKVKEIESKEEQLNDDLYRAILTRYHEEQIWSDKIRRTSTWGTFILMGMNIFLFVVLQLLLEPWKRKRLVGSFEDKVKSALNEYAKEQNMKMDKLLPGRSSEITDQGNTENSVVEEPMEQKSESKINTMKADGAEVATVETTTTGIRSFRDIWDRIKTLFIALRSIKFRKLDAPLVANTLEFYLYSISLVSMTILISGLI, encoded by the coding sequence ATGTTGAGACACTATGGGGCGACAAGAAATCTACCCTTAGTATTTAGCATTAACAGGTTTATGTTGAGGCCGTCATCGTTCGCCAGGCCATTTCATTACAGTTCACATCCTCTACAGAGTGGTGAGACTCCCGATAAAAGCAGCACTAATAGGAGTGGAATGCGAGCATCTGAGGACACtgtttggaaaagaaatatagAACCTCAATGGCAGAacttgaaaaggaaattcaatgatttgTATTCTAGATTTAACTTCCACCGAGATCAATTATCCTACCAGGTTaataaagcaaaaaaatcaattcaGGAGGCAAATAGGAAGCTATCCGAGCAAGAGAACGAAATTAACGATTCCCGTTTAAACTATAATAAAGATGAATTGACAAGTGCGAAAATCGAAGGATTGCCCTCCGAAAGAGAACAGCATAGAAAGAAATGGTCTAGAAAGTtagaattttattttgactCTTTACAAGAGACGTTATTTACTGCCACACGTGCTCTAAATGATGTGACCGGTTATTCTGGAATTCAAAAACTAAAATCTAGCATCAGTCtgatggaaaagaaattagaaGCTACAAAGAAAGAGCACAAACTGTACAAGGCTCAGTACGCCAACGCCATTGATGAACGTGCTCAATCTCAAAGAGAAGTTAACGAATTATTGCAAAGGCAAAGCGCGTGGTCTTCGAGCGATTTAGAAAGATTTACCCAACTATACAAAAATGACGCCTTGAATGCTAAGCAAGAgcaagaattaaaaaacaAGGTtaaggaaattgaaagcaaagaagaacaacTAAACGATGACTTATATAGAGCAATTTTGACCAGATACCATGAGGAACAAATATGGTCAGACAAAATTAGAAGAACATCCACCTGGGGTACATTCATCTTAATGGGTATGAATATATTCCTGTTTGTCGTCTTACAGTTACTTTTGGAACcttggaaaaggaaaagattaGTAGGATCGTTTGAAGATAAAGTCAAAAGCGCTCTCAACGAGTATGCTAAGGAGcagaatatgaaaatggaTAAATTGTTACCTGGAAGATCATCCGAAATAACAGATCAAGGTAATACGGAAAACTCAGTCGTTGAAGAGCCCATGGAACAGAAAAGTGAGAGTAAAATTAATACGATGAAGGCTGACGGGGCTGAAGTTGCAACGGTTGAGACCACCACAACAGGAATAAGATCCTTCAGAGACATTTGGGACCGGATAAAGACACTTTTTATTGCACTAAGAAGCATAAAATTTAGGAAGCTTGACGCTCCCCTGGTCGCTAACACCTTAGAGTTCTATTTATACTCAATTTCCTTAGTGAGTATGACAATCTTGATATCCGGGCTGATATGA
- the SXM1 gene encoding Sxm1p (Nuclear transport factor (karyopherin)~similar to YDR395W), with the protein MVQEQAILSCIEQTMVADAKVIKEAEQQLFEFQKQAGFTSFLLNIVSDENFALNVRLSSAIYLKNKIHRSWDTKREDGIKADEKLSIKERLIETLVKNCENNHIRPILTETINGILVGQEDWDLAPVIKNLLSSGDGSYVYPGLLLLFQLCKAHRWDMVGSRDYIDSVIEELFPIVEGIASNIGSQTDYRSNEILYLILKSFKYACLNNLPQYFSQPERIMSWVQLHLYLCSKPFPAEVMELDPADRTLDKRVKVNKWGFGNLNRFLQRYNKVTKAITKEFIDYIFNTIVPVILREFFKDIEAWGNNTLWLSDSSLYFLISFLEKCVTIDQLYPLIEPHLQIIFENVIFPCLCANEQSIELLEDDQEEYTRRYFDINREGSTPDAASADFIFLIGSKRPEKLNNILPFINDIFTRFDANSSDISMAFKEEGALRTLSNLFSFIDEPSILENIFGHFIVPLLSQDKYMFLVARSLETIALYSEEFKDMNILSQLFELTYTNFLNSNVLPVQIEAADAIKCLIVSNPQIHPAVSAHVPGMMEKLLKLSKIFEIDILSEVMEALVERFSDELSPFAKDLASNLVEQFLRIAQGLVENPSETYSASDQEQEIQASGLLQTMTTMVMSMNKVSLIESLAPVVKFVVLHAQISFITEAVDLLDALTISSHLLYNQIAPPIWELLHDILDSFQTYAMDYFEAYSIFFETIVMTGFPQDQTYVQPLLEILSAKLESEVDYDIEHVMQILMYFALSMRDIPLFSKAIKVSANDELGLDSKSIVKLGLANLFAKPIETLQIMETEGFTINFFTNWFNEKFYSVFTIKLQILVILTLLKLPEIPNSVSPLLSNLTNKLVELTLSLPKAIRNRDAVTEGKSLEGDLTPEEEEEYFIECDDDMKETVLDQINVFQEVHAFFKNLQNEDAGKYEKIINYLDESKKDSLQVILEFVSQH; encoded by the coding sequence atggtacAAGAACAGGCAATTTTGAGCTGCATTGAGCAGACTATGGTTGCTGATGCAAAGGTTATCAAAGAGGCAGAGCAGCAATTATTTgagtttcaaaaacaagCAGGctttacttcttttttgctcAATATAGTGTCTGATGAGAATTTTGCGCTAAATGTTCGTCTTTCTTCTGCTatatatttgaagaataagATTCACAGATCATGGGATACTAAGAGAGAAGATGGTATAAAAGCCGATGAAAAGCTTTCAATCAAGGAAAGATTAATTGAGACTTTAGTTAAAAACTGTGAAAACAACCATATTAGGCCTATCCTGACTGAAACCATAAATGGGATACTTGTTGGTCAGGAGGATTGGGATTTAGCACCTGTTATCAAGAATCTATTATCGAGCGGTGATGGATCATACGTTTACCCTGGattattgctgttgttCCAACTTTGTAAAGCTCACAGATGGGATATGGTTGGATCAAGAGATTATATAGATTCTGTGATTGAGGAACTTTTTCCTATTGTGGAAGGGATAGCTTCTAATATCGGTAGCCAAACAGATTACAGATCCAACGAAATACTGTACCTAATTTTGAAGTCATTCAAATATGCATGTTTGAACAACTTGCCTCAATACTTCAGCCAACCTGAAAGAATTATGTCATGGGTACAATTACATTTGTATTTATGTTCTAAACCATTTCCAGCCGAAGTAATGGAACTGGACCCTGCGGATAGGACCCTAGACAAGAGAGTTAAAGTGAATAAATGGGGGTTCGGTAACTTGAACAGATTCTTGCAAAGGTATAACAAAGTTACAAAGGCTATCACCAAAGAATTTATCGACTATATATTCAATACTATTGTTCCTGTAATTCTTCGAGAATTTTTTAAGGATATTGAAGCTTGGGGTAATAACACATTATGGTTGTcagattcttcattatatttcttaatttctttcctgGAGAAATGTGTTACAATTGATCAACTTTATCCCTTGATTGAGCCACATTTACaaattatttttgaaaatgttaTCTTCCCATGTTTGTGTGCTAATGAACAATCCATCGAATTATTAGAAGATGACCAAGAGGAATATACCAGGCGTTATTTCGACATTAATAGAGAAGGCTCTACGCCAGATGCTGCTTCAGCAGatttcatattcttgaTTGGGTCCAAACGTCCTGAGAAACTTAACAATATTTTGCCGTTCattaatgatatttttactaGATTTGATGCCAATTCCAGCGATATAAGCATGGcatttaaagaagaaggtgcTTTGAGAACCTTGTCCAATTTGTTTTCGTTTATAGATGAACCATCCATTCTGgagaatatttttggaCACTTCATCGTGCCATTGTTATCGCAGGATAAATACATGTTTTTGGTTGCAAGAAGTTTGGAAACAATAGCGCTGTACTCAgaagaattcaaagataTGAACATTTTGTCACAATTATTTGAGTTAACATACACCAACTTCTTAAACAGTAATGTTTTACCGGTGCAAATTGAAGCTGCCGATGCCATCAAGTGTTTGATAGTATCTAATCCTCAAATCCACCCGGCGGTCTCTGCACATGTTCCAGGTATGATGGAAAAGTTATTGAAATTGTccaaaatctttgaaattgatatcTTATCTGAAGTCATGGAGGCACTAGTGGAGAGATTTTCAGATGAATTATCCCCTTTTGCTAAAGATTTAGCATCGAATCTAGTTGAACAATTTTTGCGTATTGCTCAAGGGTTGGTAGAGAATCCATCGGAAACCTACAGCGCAAGTGACCAAGAGCAGGAAATCCAAGCCAGCGGATTATTACAAACGATGACGACTATGGTCATGTCAATGAATAAGGTTTCATTAATCGAGTCCTTAGCTCCGGTAGTCAAATTTGTTGTACTTCATGCGCAAATCTCATTCATCACTGAAGCTGTCGACTTACTAGATGCCTTAACTATTTCATCACATCTACTTTATAACCAAATTGCACCTCCAATATGGGAATTGTTACATGATATATTGGATTCCTTTCAAACTTATGCCATGGACTATTTTGAAGCTTacagtatttttttcgaaACCATTGTCATGACTGGCTTCCCACAAGATCAAACTTACGTACAACCTTTGCTGGAAATCCTGTCTGCTAAATTAGAAAGTGAAGTTGACTACGACATCGAGCATGTCATGCAAATTCTAATGTATTTCGCACTTTCTATGAGGGACATTCCATTATTCAGTAAAGCTATCAAAGTATCCGCCAATGATGAGCTGGGATTGGACTCCAAAAGCATTGTTAAACTAGGACTGGCCAACTTATTTGCTAAACCAATCGAAACTTTACAAATCATGGAAACTGAAGGTTTTACTataaatttcttcaccaaCTGGTTTAATGAAAAGTTCTACAGTGTATTCACCATCAAATTACAAATTCTGGTCATTTTGACCCTTTTGAAGTTACCTGAAATCCCTAATAGTGTCAGCCCACTATTGAGTAACTTGACTAATAAACTGGTGGAATTGACGTTATCATTGCCTAAGGCAATTAGAAATCGCGATGCTGTCACTGAGGGCAAATCCTTAGAAGGCGACCTGACCCcagaagaggaggaagaatACTTTATTGAATGTGATGATGATATGAAGGAGACAGTGTTGGACCAAATTAATGTTTTTCAAGAGGTACATgcctttttcaagaatttgCAAAACGAAGATGCCGGTAAGTAcgaaaaaatcataaatTATCTGGATGaatcaaagaaagattCATTGCAGGTAATTTTAGAGTTTGTTTCTCAACACTAA
- the IAT4 gene encoding Iat4p (similar to YDR391C), which translates to MSLENKLPTPLENNDGKAHAVCILNKTTDRGRAAETLAIAFKNSPAFHFISKKILNIPLTEEVPTGTIITNIILPFLDSPYGEVSEVNNFDAVAVWSLPPHVPKARSNDVKFNKDFIDDLNRRIKQVIPKSINYYYLFCIGKNLNEKGIRGSVRKIFEEYKRRADEENCAIVLEAIAEHARSVYEYFGFRNYKTFKYGEGEVDSNGNCDSNGEGFTGYLMIYHKDGNNVLKE; encoded by the coding sequence ATGTCCTTGGAGAACAAATTACCAACCCCATTGGAAAACAACGACGGTAAGGCCCATGCGGTCTGTATCCTGAACAAGACCACGGATCGCGGAAGAGCTGCAGAAACCTTGGCTATTGCCTTTAAGAACTCGCCAGCATTTCATTTTATCtcaaaaaagattttaaaTATTCCTTTAACTGAGGAGGTGCCCACAGGGACCATTATCACCAATATTATATTGCCCTTTCTGGATTCACCTTACGGTGAGGTCTCCGAAGTTAACAATTTTGACGCTGTCGCAGTGTGGAGTCTTCCACCTCACGTTCCGAAGGCAAGGAGTAATGATGTTAAGTTCAACAAGGACTTCATCGACGATTTAAATAGACGTATAAAGCAAGTCATTCCAAAAAGCATCAATTACTATTATCTTTTCTGTATCGGTAAGAActtaaatgaaaaaggcATCAGGGGTTCTGTGAGGAAGATTTTTGAAGAGTACAAGAGGAGGGCTGACGAAGAAAATTGCGCCATTGTCCTTGAAGCTATTGCTGAGCATGCAAGATCTGTGTATGAATACTTTGGGTTTAGAAATTACAAGACTTTCAAATACGGTGAGGGTGAGGTCGACTCTAATGGAAATTGTGATTCAAATGGTGAAGGGTTCACCGGCTATTTAATGATCTATCATAAGGACGGCAACAACGTCTTAAAGGAATAG
- the SPT3 gene encoding transcriptional regulator SPT3 (Subunit of the SAGA and SAGA-like transcriptional regulatory complexes~similar to YDR392W), translated as MMDKHKYRVEIQQMMFVSGEINDPPVETTSLIEDIVRGQVIEILLQSNKTAHLRGSRSILPEDVIFLIRHDKAKVNRLRTYLSWKDLRKNAKDQDASAGVAGGTGNAGAGGEDDLKKAGGGEKDEKDGGNMMKVKKSQIKLPWELQFMFNEHPLENNDDNDDMDEDEREANIVTLKRLKMADDRTRNMTKEEYVHWSDCRQASFTFRKNKRFKDWSGISQLTEGKPHDDVIDILGFLTFEIVCSLTETALKIKQREQVLQTQKDKSQQSSQDNTNFEFASSTLHRKKRLFDGPENVVNPLKPRHIEEAWRVLQTIDMRHRALTNFKGGRLSSKPIIM; from the coding sequence ATGATGGACAAGCATAAGTATCGTGTCGAGATTCAACAGATGATGTTTGTCTCTGGTGAGATTAACGATCCGCCCGTAGAAACCACGTCGCTGATAGAAGACATAGTGAGAGGTCAGGTAATAGAAATTCTTCTGCAGTCAAACAAAACGGCGCATCTCAGGGGAAGTAGAAGCATTCTACCTGAAGacgtcatttttttaatcaGACATGACAAGGCCAAAGTCAACCGTCTGAGAACCTATCTGTCATGGAAGGATTTGCGTAAGAACGCTAAGGACCAAGACGCTAGTGCCGGCGTAGCAGGTGGTACTGGAAATGCTGGAGCAGGTGGTGAAGATGATCTAAAAAAAGCAGGTGGCGGGGAGAAAGACGAAAAAGATGGTGGGAACATGATGAAAGTCAAGAAATCTCAGATTAAGTTGCCATGGGAATTGCAGTTCATGTTTAATGAACATCCCTTGGAGAATAATGACGACAACGATGATATGGATGAGGATGAACGAGAAGCTAATATAGTAACTTTGAAAAGGCTGAAAATGGCTGATGATAGAACTCGAAACATGACTAAGGAAGAATATGTGCATTGGTCCGATTGTCGACAGGCAAGTTTTACATTTaggaagaacaaaagattCAAGGACTGGTCCGGAATCTCCCAATTGACTGAGGGGAAACCTCATGATGATGTCATTGATATACTGGGGTTTTTAACTTTTGAGATTGTTTGTTCTTTGACAGAAACTGCCCtgaaaatcaaacaaaGAGAACAGGTGTTACAAACTCAAAAGGATAAATCCCAACAATCTAGCCAGGATAACACTAATTTTGAATTCGCATCGTCTACATTGCAtaggaagaaaagattattCGATGGACCTGAAAATGTTGTAAATCCGCTCAAACCAAGGCATATAGAGGAGGCCTGGAGGGTATTACAGACGATTGATATGAGGCATAGGGCTTTGACCAACTTCAAAGGTGGTAGACTTAGTTCTAAGCCAATTATCATGTAA